Within Sorghum bicolor cultivar BTx623 chromosome 2, Sorghum_bicolor_NCBIv3, whole genome shotgun sequence, the genomic segment GAGGAGGTGACATGTCGCCGAGTTGGACTAATCAAAAAAATTTAGGTGACATGTATAGGCTGGCTGCGCGGGAAGTATGTTGCGTTTGTAGAGGTAAAATTCTCATGTCGGAAATCTTTTTCTAACTGGTGTGCTGCGCCTTCAGATGGGCAGTTTACCAAGGCCCATCTATGGGCTGGGCTGGACTGGGCCGAGTCCAACCCGATGACACCGACCTTGCTGGGCTGGGGCAGTTTGGTCCAAATGCATTTTTCTCCCTTTCGCCCTGGTGGGCCCGTGAAGCAGAGAGGAGAGACAACGCCGATTACCTAGGCCCAGGCTCCTGGGGCTGATGAAAAGAAAAGAGTACTGTGTGCGTGGGCCCACTGATCAGAGACGGAAAGCTCCCAAGTCCCACCAAAGCCCAACAAATCAAGCGTGAGAGAGGGAGGGGGGCGCGTCACGGGCGTGTGTGTGTGGTGGTGGGCCCACTATGTCAGGGAGAGAAACATCGGGCATTCATTCGTTGGTTGCGCTGCGCCAAATCTCGCTCGCTTCGCTTCCAACATCTCCGGCCACGCGTGCTCTGCAGTCtccgcccgccggcctccgacgTCCGCGTCCTCTCAAGGTCTCACCGGAGACCGCGCGGGCTTCGGGTAGAGCGGGATGGCCTCCGTGGGGTCGGCCGCACGCGAAGCGTACGACGAGGAGGCCGCCGTCCGCCGGCCCCTCGAGCTCGACGGCCGTGACGGCGCCACCGCCTCGTCCTCCGACCACCACCGCCCCGGTGGTGAGCCCGAGGCGCCCTCTTCTGTGGGTCCGTAGCCTTCTGGTTGCCTGGGATCTGGGGCGGGCTTGCGGTTTTGGGTTCCGGGGCTGGAGGGAATTTCAGCGTGTCGTTGGATTTCGTGTGGTGGAACAGGAGATCGAGCTGAATTGGGGAGAGGAAATGGGGGGCGGAGAGCCTGCTTGGCTGAGGTAGCCTGCTCTGGGTTCTGGCTGCTACGGCTGTGCGTCTGGGATAGTCGGTCGGCGCAATGCAGTTGCTGTCTGCTGGCTGCAATTTGGTAAATTGGAGCTGGGTGAGCGTCTGAGCTATGCATGGTGTGATTCCTAATAATGAGTGAATAGATGCACAGAGAAGATATGCTGGGACATGAAAGCCACTTCGCGGTTAAAATGCTGTGCAGTATAATCTAGGAAGCTTTTTAGTAGGATGTTTCTGTTAGCCACATGTTTTTCGAAATTCAGGCCATAATCCATTGCTTAATTAGTTAGTAGTGTGTGTTTTGCTTACCTTGTGTCAGGATTGTCTCAAATGGTGTTAGGGTTACCTTATTGTAGGGAATGTCATGCCTAGGTATCAAGTGGGGACGAAGGGTGATACAAGTAGTAGACACTCCGAGGAGCGGAGGCAGCCTAGCACAGATGATGTGCGCAAGAGCAAGCCTGGGTCGAGATACTTCACGGCGTTTGGGGTGGATCTGTCCCCTGATAATATGGCAGTTGCCATTGTATATTTTGTGCAAGGGGTTCTAGGTCTTGCACGGCTTGCTGTGAGCTTTTACTTAAAAGATGATCTTCATCTAGATCCAGCTGAGGTATGTGTTGCTCATTCCTTTTCCTGTCCTCCATCCATGTACCATTTCTGTATTTAGATTTTAGAGCTTGTTTCTTGTTCCGTGATGTAATGTTTCCACTGTTTAGTTAATAGGTGCTGTTAAGTGACTGAGATGGTTTCTTTTATATAGACTGCAGTGGTAACTGGTTTCTCGTCCTTGCCATGGTTGATCAAGCCCCTCTATGGCTTTATCAGGTCTCACAAAACCTCCCACATCCGTTTCTTTCTTGTGCATGTGTACACTACTACACTTTATTTTGAATCCTCTACTCTTGCCTTTCAGTGATTCCATTCCACTCTTTGGATATCGAAGAAGGTCATACCTTTTTCTGTCAGGGTTACTTGGAGCACTTTCATGGAGTTTAATGGCCACAGTAGTGAGCAGTAAATACAGTGCAGCATCCTCTATTCTTCTTGGCTCACTTTCTGTTGCCTTCTCAGATGTTGTAAGTGCAAACTGAATATTCTacactcaagttatcttggtctGTCCTTTATGCTGATGATCAATAATATCAGGTCCTGTCTGTTATATTTATTCATTCGTTAGAAATCATTGAAGTGATGATATGCTCCAGTTGTTTATTGATATTTTCTTGTTCTCCCTCAATGGCATATTTATGATAGTAGATTTCTTAACCCGCTATGGCATTAAATATTCTCTGTGAACGTGAGAAATTGGTTGCCTTCTATACTGAGCTCTTTATTCTATTATATATAGTCCAAGTGGCTTGCATGTCGAGAGATTGACTTCCAGTGGGGTTTATGattataagagatatagatatagtcCAAGTGGATCTGTGGTCATTGTTCATACCCCCATTGTTGGCATACTTTCCTTTTCATAGAGAAAAGGTCAAAGAGCAAATTTGTTTTGAGTTATCTCATAACCAAATTTAACTGAAAATAAATACAGGCATAAGGAAAGCTCTAACAAATGTCTAGTAGTATGAAAACAATGTAAAAATGCATACATGTGCGCGTGCAGGCACATTGAGAGCATCGTACAAAAGAGCAGATACCCCTTCAAACAAGCCCCGAATCTCCGTTGTTGCATTGGTTCTTGTAAATGTTTTTTGTAAAGAAAATTTCTTTGTTGTGCTTTCCAGCATGCTTTCATTTAAAATCCCTACCCGTTAATACTGAATACACCACCAACTAGTCAACTGTTTACGAATCATTTACGGTGCATATTAACATGGTGTTTCCTTGTCTTGATTCCAAATTTTCATGCAGACATTTCTTAAAAACACGTTTTGACAAAAAACACGTTCATACAATGCATCCTTCTAGCTATTGACACAATCCAATCATATATTATGTAAAGTTTAGGCATGGAGGCATCTAAGTGTATCAATTTTACAGCACAACCAAGGAATAAATGGTCACTATCCTTAAAGTCAAAACTATAAATAAAACACAAGCTCACATTTATGACCTCATTGCTTCCAAAATTTTCCATTGGATTCTTACAATGTGCAAGCACATCGACGAGGTTTGGAATTAGCTTGGGTTATTTTAACTTATTTTAAAAACAGTTACTGCATACAATATTTCCACTTCTAGGCTTTtgtcgttccaaattataagtcgctttgacttttttggtACAGCAAATTCAATATaccaaaaaagtcaaagcgacttataatttgtaacggagggagtagtttgCATGGTAGTAATGCACCTTTCTGGTAAACCAGCATTGCTACTTCAAGAAAATGCTGGTTAATCCCGACATAACTATATCTCCAGTTGAAGTTTTACATTGTAAGGCTGACCATCTGAAGTTATTTTTACAGTGCTATTCAAATTAATCATTTCATTAGGGGCCTGTCTAGCCATAAAACTGGATGTATCTGGCCAAGTGTGATTAAACATTTATCCAAGTTTATGTTTTTGTACAAAAAAAATATGATCATATCATTTCCACCTCATGTTAGGACTATAGAACAGGAACTTTTGCATGTTATTGCTTCAAGGTTTGTCTCAGCACATGTGCGAACACTGTAGGTAGTGGATTCTATGGTTGTTGAGAGAGCCCGTGGAGAATCTCAAAGTACATCTGGATCACTCCAGTCGCTCTGTTGGGGATCTTCTGCCTTTGGAGGAATTGTGAGTGCTTACTTCAGCGGTTCGCTTGTCGATACTTATGGAGTAAGGTTTGTCCTACTGTATCACTACCACTTGAGCTGACACGCGCCCCATTGTTTTATAGTTCAGTCTACTGATGAAAGTATTCCTGTAAACGCAGATTTGTCTTTGGTGTTACAGCGTTTTTACCCCTGATGACATCTGCTGTTGCAGTTCTTGTAAATGAACATCACATATCTTCTGGAGAGCGTACTACCTTACTCTCTGGTTCAGGATT encodes:
- the LOC8060711 gene encoding folate-biopterin transporter 1, chloroplastic isoform X3, producing the protein MASVGSAAREAYDEEAAVRRPLELDGRDGATASSSDHHRPGGEPEAPSSVGNVMPRYQVGTKGDTSSRHSEERRQPSTDDVRKSKPGSRYFTAFGVDLSPDNMAVAIVYFVQGVLGLARLAVSFYLKDDLHLDPAETAVVTGFSSLPWLIKPLYGFISDSIPLFGYRRRSYLFLSGLLGALSWSLMATVVSSKYSAASSILLGSLSVAFSDVVVDSMVVERARGESQSTSGSLQSLCWGSSAFGGIVSAYFSGSLVDTYGVRFVFGVTAFLPLMTSAVAVLVNEHHISSGERTTLLSGSGFVESSKQHVRQLWTSVKQPNILLPTLFIFLCTNKLGFTPEFLGRVKLVTSFASLLGVGLYNYFLKEVSLRKIFLATTIIGSALGMTQVLLVTGLNRQFGISDEWFSIGDSLIITVLGQASFMPVLVLAAKLCPPGMEATLFATLMSISNAGSVTGGLVGAGLTRIFGVTRDTFGNLPLLIVVCNLSSLLPLPLLGLLPEESGDTDNGETKNN
- the LOC8060711 gene encoding folate-biopterin transporter 1, chloroplastic isoform X1, translated to MASVGSAAREAYDEEAAVRRPLELDGRDGATASSSDHHRPGGEPEAPSSVGNVMPRYQVGTKGDTSSRHSEERRQPSTDDVRKSKPGSRYFTAFGVDLSPDNMAVAIVYFVQGVLGLARLAVSFYLKDDLHLDPAETAVVTGFSSLPWLIKPLYGFISDSIPLFGYRRRSYLFLSGLLGALSWSLMATVVSSKYSAASSILLGSLSVAFSDVVVDSMVVERARGESQSTSGSLQSLCWGSSAFGGIVSAYFSGSLVDTYGVRFVFGVTAFLPLMTSAVAVLVNEHHISSGERTTLLSGSGFVESSKQHVRQLWTSVKQPNILLPTLFIFLWQATPHSDSAMFFFITNKLGFTPEFLGRVKLVTSFASLLGVGLYNYFLKEVSLRKIFLATTIIGSALGMTQVLLVTGLNRQFGISDEWFSIGDSLIITVLGQASFMPVLVLAAKLCPPGMEATLFATLMSISNAGSVTGGLVGAGLTRIFGVTRDTFGNLPLLIVVCNLSSLLPLPLLGLLPEESGDTDNGETKNN
- the LOC8060711 gene encoding folate-biopterin transporter 1, chloroplastic isoform X2; its protein translation is MASVGSAAREAYDEEAAVRRPLELDGRDGATASSSDHHRPGGNVMPRYQVGTKGDTSSRHSEERRQPSTDDVRKSKPGSRYFTAFGVDLSPDNMAVAIVYFVQGVLGLARLAVSFYLKDDLHLDPAETAVVTGFSSLPWLIKPLYGFISDSIPLFGYRRRSYLFLSGLLGALSWSLMATVVSSKYSAASSILLGSLSVAFSDVVVDSMVVERARGESQSTSGSLQSLCWGSSAFGGIVSAYFSGSLVDTYGVRFVFGVTAFLPLMTSAVAVLVNEHHISSGERTTLLSGSGFVESSKQHVRQLWTSVKQPNILLPTLFIFLWQATPHSDSAMFFFITNKLGFTPEFLGRVKLVTSFASLLGVGLYNYFLKEVSLRKIFLATTIIGSALGMTQVLLVTGLNRQFGISDEWFSIGDSLIITVLGQASFMPVLVLAAKLCPPGMEATLFATLMSISNAGSVTGGLVGAGLTRIFGVTRDTFGNLPLLIVVCNLSSLLPLPLLGLLPEESGDTDNGETKNN
- the LOC8060711 gene encoding folate-biopterin transporter 1, chloroplastic isoform X4 produces the protein MQLLSAGCNLVNWSWGYLIVGNVMPRYQVGTKGDTSSRHSEERRQPSTDDVRKSKPGSRYFTAFGVDLSPDNMAVAIVYFVQGVLGLARLAVSFYLKDDLHLDPAETAVVTGFSSLPWLIKPLYGFISDSIPLFGYRRRSYLFLSGLLGALSWSLMATVVSSKYSAASSILLGSLSVAFSDVVVDSMVVERARGESQSTSGSLQSLCWGSSAFGGIVSAYFSGSLVDTYGVRFVFGVTAFLPLMTSAVAVLVNEHHISSGERTTLLSGSGFVESSKQHVRQLWTSVKQPNILLPTLFIFLWQATPHSDSAMFFFITNKLGFTPEFLGRVKLVTSFASLLGVGLYNYFLKEVSLRKIFLATTIIGSALGMTQVLLVTGLNRQFGISDEWFSIGDSLIITVLGQASFMPVLVLAAKLCPPGMEATLFATLMSISNAGSVTGGLVGAGLTRIFGVTRDTFGNLPLLIVVCNLSSLLPLPLLGLLPEESGDTDNGETKNN
- the LOC8060711 gene encoding folate-biopterin transporter 1, chloroplastic isoform X5 encodes the protein MPRYQVGTKGDTSSRHSEERRQPSTDDVRKSKPGSRYFTAFGVDLSPDNMAVAIVYFVQGVLGLARLAVSFYLKDDLHLDPAETAVVTGFSSLPWLIKPLYGFISDSIPLFGYRRRSYLFLSGLLGALSWSLMATVVSSKYSAASSILLGSLSVAFSDVVVDSMVVERARGESQSTSGSLQSLCWGSSAFGGIVSAYFSGSLVDTYGVRFVFGVTAFLPLMTSAVAVLVNEHHISSGERTTLLSGSGFVESSKQHVRQLWTSVKQPNILLPTLFIFLWQATPHSDSAMFFFITNKLGFTPEFLGRVKLVTSFASLLGVGLYNYFLKEVSLRKIFLATTIIGSALGMTQVLLVTGLNRQFGISDEWFSIGDSLIITVLGQASFMPVLVLAAKLCPPGMEATLFATLMSISNAGSVTGGLVGAGLTRIFGVTRDTFGNLPLLIVVCNLSSLLPLPLLGLLPEESGDTDNGETKNN